DNA from Roseomonas gilardii subsp. gilardii:
GGATCTCCCTGAAGCCACGAGAAGGAGAGCCGCCGGAATGCGTATCGCGCAGATCGCCCCGTTGTACGAAGCCGTTCCGCCGAAGCGTTATGGCGGCACGGAGCGTGTCGTCTCGTTCCTGACCGAGGAACTGGTGGCTCTGGGCCACGACGTGACGCTCTTCGCCAGCGGGGATTCGCAGACCAGTGCCACGCTCGTCCCCGTGCGGCCCCAGGCCCTGCGCCTCGACCCCTCGGTCCGCGACCCCATGGCCCCCCATGCCCTGATGCTGGAACAGGTCCTGCGCCGCGCCCACGAGTTCGACCTGCTGCATTTCCACCTGGACTACCTGCCCTTCTCCCTGTTCAGCCGGCAGGAGGTGCCCTGGGTGACGACCCTGCACGGCCGCCTCGACCTGCCGGAACTGGGCCCGATCTTCGACACCTTCCCGAACGCGCCGGTGGTCTCGATCTCCGATTCCCAGCGCGCGCCCCTGCCGCAGGCCGGCTGGGCCGGCACCATCCACCACGGCCTGCCGAAGGACCTGCTCACCCCGCGCGACGTGGAGCCGGGCTATCTGGCCTTCCTTGGCCGCATCGCGCCGGAGAAGCGCCCGGACCGCGCCATCCGGATCGCCGCCGAGGCCGGCCTGCCGCTGAAGATCGCCGCCAAGGTCGACAAGGCTGACGCGGAATACTACGCCCAGCATATCGAGCCCCTGGTCGCCCAGGCGCATGTCGAGTTCATCGGCGAGATCTGCGACCTGCAGAAGCCGGACTTCCTGTCCGGCGCCCGGGCGCTGCTCGTCCCCATCGACTGGCCCGAGCCCTTCGGCCTGGTGATGATCGAGGCCATGGCCTGCGGCACCCCCGTCATCGCCTACAACCACGGCTCCGTGCCGGAGGTGATCGAGGACGGGCTGACCGGCTTCATCGTCCACAATGAGGAAGAGGCCGTCGCTGCGGTCCGGCGCCTGCCGGAACTCTCCCGCGCGCGAATCCGCCGCCGCTTCGAGGAGCGCTTCACCGCCCGCCGCATGGCGGAGGATTATGTCAGCCTCTATCAGAGCCTGGCCCGCACCGCGCGCCCTCTCCTGCGCGTGGTCTGACACCGCTCCCGGCGCCCTTCCCCAACGGGACGGGCGTCACCTTCCGCCATCACTCCTCCGTGACGAACTCCGCCCAGGCCATTTCTCCGCCACTTTCCATCGTGGCGTGTATTTCAAAGACACATCCCTTCATGGTTGTAATTCCAACATCACAACCAACCAGTGGCTTTGCCGCTGAAGGGAGCCTTCATGGCCTTCTGGCGACGTCTTCTATGCTCGGCGCTCTTCCTGGCCCCCACCGCCGCTCTGGCACAGCCCGTCACCGGCCTCTATCTGGGCGGCGCCGCCGGCCTGAACTTCCGCGATCCCAACACCGGCAAGATCGGTGGCGTCGTGGGGCGCACCCTGGCGGAAAGCGGCCTGTCTCGCGAGATCCGCACGGATTTCAACCTGGGCTGGGCCGGCCTGGGCAGCGTCGGCTGGGGCTTCGGCAATGGCCTGCGGCTTGAGATCGAAGGCAATTACCGCTCCAACAACCTCGACCGCTACACCGTGGCCGGCTACCGCCTGCCCCGCGCCAAGGGCAGCGCCGATACCTACGGCGTCATGGCGAATGCCTATTACGACTTCGACCTGAGCAGCTACGGCATCTCCTCCAGCGCCCTGATGCCCTATATCGGCGTCGGCGTCGGCTATGCCTGGAGCAGCCATCGCGGCCTCGCCGGCTCGATCAACGCCACCGCGCCTGCCGGCCTGGCCGACCGCGTCGTCGACCGCATCAACAACGAGCTGGAAAGCCGCTTCCTCGCCAATCTGACGGACGATCAGCGCGCCCAGCTCCAGCCCGGCCAGATCCCGCAGGTCAACCTCAACACCAGCAACCTGAATGCCCAGGCCCAGGTCCGCAGCGATGACACGGAGGGCGACTTCGCCTACCAGGCCATGGCCGGCCTGGCCTTCCCGATCCGCGCCGTTCCCGGCCTCGCCGTGACGGCCGAGTACCGCTTCTTCGGCACGCTCTCGAACAAGCTCTCCACCACCGTCACCGCCAGCGCGGCCGGCCGCTCGATCGAGCGCACCTACGACATCAAGTACGACAACTTCAACCACTCCGCCATGCTGGGCCTGCGCTACGCGCTCTGGACCCCGCCGGCGCCCGTGGCCGCCGTGGCCCCCGCGCCGGCCCCGGCCCAGACGGCCGCCCGCACCTACCTCGTGTTCTTCGATTGGGACCGTTACAACCTGACGGACCGCGCCCGGCAGATCATCGCCGAGGCGGCGCAGAACGCGCGCAGCACGGGTTCGACCCGCATCGAGGTGGCCGGCCACGCCGACCGCTCCGGCACGCCGCAGTACAACATGGGCCTGTCGCGTCGCCGCGCCGACGCCGTGGCCGCCGAGCTGGTGCGCAACGGCGTGCAGCGTTCGGAGATCACGGTCGAGGCTTTCGGCGAGAGCCGTCCGCTGGTGCCGACCGCCGATGGCGTGCGCGAGCCGCAGAACCGCCGCGTGGAGATCGTCCTGCGCTGATCGCTCGGACACTCCATACGCCGCTTCAGGAAAGGGGCCGGTCCGCGAGGACCGGCCCTTCTTCTTTCCGGAAAGCAGGCACGAAAAAGGGCGCCCGGAGGCGCCCTTGCGAAAGCCGCGGCGGGGAAAGCCCTCAGACCTTCTCCACCTGCCCGTATTCCAGCTCCACCGGGGTGGCACGGCCGAAGATCGAGACCGAGACCTTTACCCGGCCTCGCTCCTCGTCGACCTCCTCCACCACGCCGTTGAAGCTGGTGAAGGGGCCATCCGCCACGCGCACCTGCTCGCCCACCTCGTAGACCACGGAGGGGCGGCGCGGCTTCTCCACATTCTCCTGCACCTGCTGCAGCATCCGCTGCGCCTCGGATTCGGGGATGGGGGCGGGCTTGTTGCGGGCGCCGAGGAAGCCGGTGACCTTGGGCGTGTCCTTCACCAGGTGCCACGCCTCGTCCGTCATCTCCATCTTCACCAGCACATAGCCGGGGAAGAACTTGCGCTCGGCATTCACCTTCTGGCCGCGGCGCACCTCGACCACTTCCTCGGACGGGACGAGCACCTCGCCGAAGAGGTGCTCCAGCCCCTTCTGCACGGCCTGTTCCTTGATCGCCTGGGCGATCTTCTTCTCGAAGCCCGAATAGACGTGAACGACGTACCACTTCATGCCGGCCATGACCGAATCTCCCAATCCGCCTCAGCCGAACCCGAACAGCAGACGCATCCCGAGCTGGATGACCTGATCCACCACCAGGAAGAACACGGCCGCCAGGGCCGACAGGGCCAGCACCAGCCCCGTGGTGATCAGGGTCTCCTTGCGGGTGGGCCAGGTGACGCGCGCCACTTCCTGCCGCACGTCGCGCAGATACTGCACAGGGTTCACCTTGGCCAAGGGCCGGCCTCTCCAACACTTCGAGGGCGGTGCCGACGCCGGCATCGCCCGCCTCATTATGCATGGCGACGGTGGCAGGGGCGGAGGGTCTCGAACCCCCAACCTCCGGTTTTGGAGACCGGCGCTCTAGCCAATTGAGCTACGCCCCTGCACGCGGCATCGCCGTGAGGCCGGGTCTATAGGATAGGAGCGCCCCCCTGTCGAGATGGCCCCGGGCAGGAAAAGCGACCGGATGCGCCTTTCCGCACGGCTGCCCCGGCGCCCCTGGAAACAGCCAAGAAAAAAGCGGCCCGCATCGCTGCGGGCCGCCCTTCCGTTCCGGTCCCCGGCGCGGAGCCAGGGTGCCGGCCTTACTTCTCGATGGAGGCGACGACGCCGGCGCCGACGGTGCGGCCACCCTCACGGATGGCGAAGCGCAGGCCCTGGTCCATGGCGATCGGGGCGATCAGCTCGACCTCCATCGCCACGTTGTCGCCCGGCATCACCATCTCCACCCCTTCCGGCAGCTTCACCACGCCCGTCACGTCGGTCGTGCGGAAGTAGAACTGCGGACGGTAGTTCGTGAAGAACGGCGTGTGCCGGCCACCCTCTTCCTTGGTCAGGATATAGGCCTCGGCCTTGAACTTCGTGTGCGGCGTGATCGAGCCGGGCTTGGCCAGCACCTGCCCGCGCTCCACGTCCTCACGCTTCGTGCCACGCAGCAGCGCGCCGATGTTGTCCCCCGCCTCGCCGCTGTCCAGCAGCTTGCGGAACATCTCCACACCCGTCACCGTCGTCTTGACCGTGTCCTTCAGGCCCACGATCTCGACTTCCTCGCCCACCTTCACGATGCCCCGCTCCACGCGTCCCGTCACCACCGTGCCGCGCCCCGAGATCGAGAACACGTCCTCGATCGGCATCAGGAACGGCAGGTCCTTCGGACGCTCCGGCTGCGGGATGTAGCGGTCCACCTCCTCCATCAGCTTCAGGATCGCCTGCTCGCCGATCTCCGGCGTCTTGTCTTCCAGCGCCGCGACCGCCGAACCCTTGATGATGGGGATGTCATCGCCCGGGAACTGGTAGGAGGACAGCAGCTCGCGCACCTCCATCTCCACCAGCTCCACCAGGTCAGGGTCCGCCAGGTCCATCTTGTTCAGGAACACCACCAGCGCCGGAACGCCCACCTGCCGCGCCAGCAGGATGTGCTCCCGCGTCTGCGGCATCGGACCGTCGGCCGCCGACACCACCAGGATCGCGCCGTCCATCTGCGCAGCACCCGTGATCATGTTCTTCACGTAGTCCGCGTGGCCAGGGCAGTCCACGTGCGCGTAATGCCGGTTCGCCGTCTCGTACTCCACATGCGCCGTCGAGATCGTGATCCCGCGCGCACGCTCCTCCGGCGCCTTGTCGATCTGGTCATACGCCGTGAACGACGCACCACCCTGCTTCGCCAGCACCTTCGTGATCGCCGCCGTCAGCGACGTCTTGCCGTGGTCAACGTGCCCGATCGTGCCGATGTTGCAGTGCGGCTTCGTCCGCTCGAACTTCGCCTTCGCCATGTCTGTCCTCGTGCCTGTCGTCCCGGGGCCCCGTGTCGCGTGAAACGTGTCGCGTGAGAACCGGTCCCCGAAAAGCCGACAGCAGTTGCATGTTTGAAAGGTGACGGGAAGATGGAGCGGGTGACGGAATCGAACCCGCACAACCAGCTTGGAAGGCTGGGGCTCTACCATTGAGCTACACCCGCGCCCCGCATGTACCGGGGTGAATATGGAGGGGGTTGGATTCGAACCAACGTAGGCGCTAGCCAACGGATTTACAGTCCGTCCCCTTTAGCCACTCGGGCACCCCTCCGCATGGCCGACCCAGCGGGAGCGGCGCCGAGGTATCGCGTTCCCGGGCAGGCTGTCAATTGCCCCCTCGGGAAGAATCCGCCGCCCCGCCACCGGTCGCCCCCATCGGCAGCCCCGCGCGCAAACCCCTTGTGGAGCGGGGCACGATTTGCTGGATGCCGGAACATGCCCAAGCCCCGCCGTCCCGGCTCGCCCGCCAGCCCGTCCCGCCCCCGCACTCCCGGGCAGCCTTCGGGAGCCTCCTTCGGGGCCTCCCCCAGGAAGCCCGCCGCGAAATCCGCCGGCGCGCCCGGAAAAGCCCCCGGGAAAGCCTCCGGAAAAACACCCGGGAAGTTCCCAGGGAAACCCGCGGGACGTGGGCCGGCGCATCCGGACGCCCGCGGCCAGCGCGGCTTTGCACCCGAGGCGGGCAGCGAGGCGCGCCCCGGAAAGGAATTCCGCAAGGACCCCCGCCGGAACCCGCGCCCGGCGGCCCGCCCGGACCAGGCCCCGGAATCCCGCACCGAGCCCCGCTTCCCCGAAGGAGGCTTCCGCTCCCCGCGCGGCCGCGCCCCCGCCGAGGCTGCGGCAGGCGCCACCCGCCCCGCCGGGCGTGACGAAGCCGCCCGTGGGGGCACCCATGGCGGACGCGGCGGCCCGCCCGAGCGCGTGTCCCACCACCACATCGAGGCCCCGCGCCCGGCCCAGCCCACCGAGCGCCCGGAGAACGGTACGCTCTGGATCTACGGATTGCATGCCGTCTCGGCGGCCCTGGCGAATCCGCGCCGCCAGATCCGCCGCCTGCTGCTGACCCAGGAGGCCGAGGGCGCGCTGGCCGAGCGCCTGCCCAAGCCCTGGCGCCTGCCCGTGGAGCGGGTCGAGGACCGCTCCCGCTTCAACACCTTCCTGCCCGAGGATGCGGTGCACCAGGGCGCCGCCCTGCTTGTCCACAACCTCCCCACCGCCCGGCTGGACGCCGCCCTCGCCGCCTCGGAGGGCCCGGTCCTCCTGCTCGACCAGGTGACGGACCCGCGCAACGTGGGCGCCATCCTGCGCTCCGCCGCTGCCTTCGGCGCCGCCGCCGTGGTGATGCAGGACCGCCACGCCCCGCCGGAAACCGCCGCCCTGGCCCGCGCCGCCTCCGGCGCGCTGGAGATCGTGCCCGTGGTGCGCGAGGTGAACCTGTCGCGCGTCATCCAGGCGCTCCAGGCCAAGGGATTCTGGGTCCTGGGCCTTGCGGGCGATGCCACCCGCACCCTGGCCGAGGCCGCGCCGCGCGACCGCCGCGTGGCCCTCGTCCTCGGCGCCGAGGACAGCGGCCTGCGGCGCCTGCAGCGCGAGAATTGCGACGAGCTGGTGCGGCTGCCGATCTCTCCGGCCATGGAGAGCCTGAACGTCTCCGCCGCCGCCACCGTCGCCCTCTACGAGCTCGCGCGGGAGAGGCCGCCGGTCACGGAGCCTTAACCGGCCCGGCGGCAAAATGCCGGCGCGGCCGTATCAAGAGGACACGCCGGCACTTCGAACGAAAGGGGGCAGACCCCGTGGAACACCGCATTCCGGGTAGGCCGGGCCTGGACGACGAACTGCACCTCGCCCTGTCGCGCGAGGCCCTGCGGCAGGCTTCCGAAACCCTGGCCCGGCAGGCCGAACTGCTGGCCGCGGAAATGGAACTGGGCAATCTCCTCGACCGCGGTGGGCCGGCGGCGCTACGGCTCTTCGCCGCCGTGATCCGCTCCACCCGTCTGCCCGCCTCGCCTCTGGTCGGCCATGCCTGACAGCCCCCCGGCTTGAGACGGATCACGCCACGGTCTAGTGTCCCGCCCGCCCGCTCAGCCTGGGCGACGGGCGGAAAAGGGCCATCGGCGCGGCCCCGGGGGCCTTCAACCCCGGCCGCCGGGTTAGCACAGTGGTAGTGCAGCTGATTTGTAATCAGAAGGTCGGGGGTTCAAATCCCTCACCCGGCACCATGATTTCAATGAGTTAGAGGCCACCAGGAGAGTGAGGCTGATGCTGACCTGTCTTCCCGGACTCTTCCCGGACTCATTTGCGCCAACTTCGGCCGGCTCCGTCGAGTTGCCGGCCCCCTGCCCGACCAAGAAAAGATTCGGCGTTTATCGCGGCGTCATGCGCGTGACCCCGGTGCGGTCGCGGCCCCCGAGCCCTGAGAGATTTAACCCCCCCTCCCGTCCAGGCCGGTTCACTGAACCCCGGTTAACCCATCCGCTGAACCACCCCACTAGCGAACCTCGGCGCTCTCGCCGCCCGTATTTCCTGGGACCGCCGGGAGGACCCAATGGGGGTGGGGCAGGCGCCGGCCGGTGCTGATGGCACAACCCACAGGGGAACCCAGCACGCTCTCCGACCTCCCGCGCTATCTACCCCCTTACCAAAATGCGGTGTTCCAGGTGTTCCAGGTGTTCCATGTCATCTAATGAACTGATTTGTATGAATAAACCATGGAACACCTCACCCTCGATCTTGGAACACCTCGGATTTAAGGTGTTCCAAGAACATGGTTAAATTGGTCAACTTTGACCTTAATGGTCGAAATTAGGGCTATGGATCGGTGTTCTGGGTGGCTAATTTGCGGACCGCAATCTGCCACCTATGGTTGATTAACCCTCAGGATGTCCAGCCGCACCAGGGTACGGGATGAACGCGGATAGGAGCCTGCCGGCCACCCCGGCCATCCCGCGCGCGTGGCTATGCCGCGCCTTCGTCGGCGTCGAACAGGCTGGGCAGGATCGGATAAAGCCGCATCTTCGGATTGCCGGGCGGTGTCATGGATCGCGAGTGCTTGCCACCCTTGTCGGGTGGCATGAGGTAGCCACGCGCCGCCAGCACGCTCGTGGCGTCGCGCACCGTCAGCCCCCGCAGTGCCTCCTTCATGCCATCCGGCGTGAGGTAGTAGTGCCAGGCGAAGGGCGCGCCCTCGGCCGTCTGCTGCCACCGCCGCCAGCCCGCACGGTTGACGGTGCGGTATCGCTCCGCTGGCGGCAGATCGGGCCGTGTCTGCTCGTCCTGCGCCTCGCTGGCGGCATCGCGCCACAGCTCGAAGCGGGCGGCACCATGCGCGTTCAGGAAGCCTTGCAGCGCCACCACGGCCTGCGCGTCCTCCTTCGCACCCACCGTACCGCGCTCGCTCAGCCATGCGCGGAAGCACGTCGAGGCCGCCGCCTCGGCGTCCGTCTCGGGCCATGGCGCGATCCCGGCCCGCGCCGCCATCTCGCCCGCCACGGCCACCAGCGCGAAGGAGGCCGCCACGCTGCGGACCTGCCCACCGGCCGCCTCGGGCAGCATCGCCCGCATCATGCCGTCGCGCTCATCCCGCAGGGCCGAGCAGAAGCCTGCCTCGTCCCGTTCCAGCTCGGTCAGCAGCCAACCCAGGAAGGCCCGGCCCGGCGCGCCGTAGCAGGCGGCGGTGGCGGCCTTGATGCGCTCCGCGAGGTTGCCCGGCCCGACCTCGCCGTGCAGCGCTTCGAACAGTCCCAGACCGGCGCCAGCGTCGGCCGGCACGTCCACCAGCCGGACCTCCTGCCCAGCCCGCGTGCGCTTGCCCGCCTCCGCGTTCTTGTCCGCGATCCCTTCCTCGCCGGTGGACAGGATCAGCACGCGCCACCGCAGCTCGGGCCGCGTCGCACCGCTGCGCGAGGCGCGCGTCTTGCCTCTGCCGTTCGCCAACATGTACGCCGCTTCGCCAGCGTCGCGGGCGTCCATCTGTCCCAGCTCGTCCATCGGTAGCAGCGCGTCGGAATGGGCTGCAGCCAGCCCCTCGATACCGTTGCTGGTGGCACGCCACTGGCGCACGAACCCCTGCGCCCCGCTTCCCGGCTCCCCTCCCCACACCGACGCCGCAACCCGTAGCGCCGTGCTCTTCCCCAGGCGCGACGCGCCTTTGATGTTGAAGCCGCCGCCGTCCGCACCGGCCAGCATCATCAGCGGGCCGGCGAAGGCGCAGGAGGCCGAGAACACCAGCCGTGAGTTGCCGAGGCACAGCGCCCCGACCTCGTCCCGCCACTGCGCCACCGTGCCTGCCTGCCGGAAGGCGTGCGTGGCCCGCTCTTCGGCCGCCAGGATCACGCGCTCAGACGTGGTGCCGAACACCTCGTCGGGCAGCACGAACACGAGATTGCCCCCGATGCGGTGCCAGCCCAGGCGAGGCACCGACCGCGCACGCCGTTCCGAGATGACGGCGGACAGGTATTCCATCATGGCGGCGCGGGCCTGCGGCTGCGGCGCCAGCGACAGCCCGGCGTCGCTCAGCATCTCGCGCACCGCCACGCCATCGCCCGCGAGGTTCCGGCGCGGCAAGGCCACCTCGTGCCGCTCGCCGTCGCGATCACGGAAGCCCAGCAGCAGGCCCCAGGCGCCGCCCTCTTCGTCGCGTGTTTCCGCCAGCAGCTCGAACGGCCCACACAGCCACATGTCGGTTTCCCGGCTCGCATCACGGGCCACGCGCCACAGCCCATCGCGCTCCATGCGGAAGCGCCCTCCCAGCCGATCCGGTGGCGACGGTGGAGGCTTGCCGCCATCGTTCGCGGGTGGTGGTGGCGACGCGCTGGGCTTGGCGGCTGCGGCCCCCTCGATGGCACCGCGCACCGCCTTCCGGCCACCTTTGCTGGCGCCGCTCATGCACTCTTCTCCGCGTTCAGCGCGTCGTTGAAATCGGCGTGCCCGTCAGGAGGAAATGCAACACGCACCTCCCGCCCCTCGCCCGCGAACCGGTCCACGGCGCGTTGCAGGCCGCGCGCAGCGGCGGGGTTGTCGCCATCGTTGTCGGCGCACAGAATCACCGTGCGGATCGCGGGCGGCAGCGCCACGGAGCCCATGTTGCCCAGGCTCACCGCGGCGAGGACGCGCAGCTCGGGGCACGCCAGCGCCACGGACAGCCCCGTCTCGATCCCCTCGGCCAGCGCCACGGCCTCGCCGTCCCGCGCCTCCCGTAGCGGCCGACCGGTGGCGCCGCGCCACAGCCGCACCGTGCCGCCAGCGAAGCCGCCGAGAACCTTCTTGGCCTTGGAGAGAGGCGCCTTGCGCCACACCCCCTCGGCTTCGGCCAGCCACGTCCGGTGTGTGGCGACATGCTCGCCGTCTGGGCCGTGGATCGCCGCCAGCATGGCAGGCAGGGGGCATCCGGCTTCCTGGCACCACACGCCGGGATGGAAGCGCAGGGCACGCGGGATGCGGCCCAGCTCGGCCAGCTCGATCCCACGCCCCGCGAGGTAGAAGGCGGCCGGCGTGCCCGCGATGTTGTGCAAGGTGTCAGGGTGCCCGAACAACCCGCGCGCCGCCCGGCGGCGGCCCTCTGCCTCCGCCTCGGACGCCGCGTCATCGGCCGGCGCTGGCGCACGGCGCATCGTGGCGGGCAGCGGTGCGGCGCGCGGATCGTCTGGCAGGCCCAGCCAGCGCCGTGCCCAGCCCATCGCGGCCTTCACGTCGCCACCGAAGAGAACCGCCGCCACCAGATCGAGGGCGTCGCCGCGCTCGCCGCTGGCGAAGTCGGACCACACGCCCGCACGCTCGCCGTGGAGCCGCACCGCGAGCGATTGCCCCCTCTCACCGGCGAGGCTGCCGCAGCGCCATTCTGGGCCGTCCCGGCGCCCTCCTGGCAGCAGCTCGGGCGCGAGGGCCGGCATCCGCTGCGCCAGGGCGGTGGCGAGGTCCCGCGCGTCGTGTCTCCGGGGCGGGTTCACGGCAGGGAGTCCGCCCTTCCGTGCGTGACGTGCTTCTCGATGACCCAGCCATCGGGCGCGACATAAGCGCGTCCCTCGATCAGATGGCCCGCCGCTTCATCCTTCCGCCCCGCTTCGCGCTCAGCCGCCATGCCCCACAGAGCCAGCATATCAGCTTGGTGACGGGCAGCCTGGACGAGCAAGCGCATCGCCACGCCGATCCGGGGCCGCCGCCACTGGCTCACGTTGTCACCCTGGTAGCTCGCCCCGAACAGGCGGTCGCAGTACCGCAGCTCAGCGTCGAGCCGCTCGCCCGCCTTCAGCAGCTCCACCAGGGCTGCCCACGCATCTTCCGGCGCCCCCGTCTCGGCCACCACCAGGGAGTTGTCCAGAAGGCTTCCGTCTTCCGCATCCCCGCCCTGATATGCGTCGTGGAGGGCGCGCGCCTCATTGAGTATCATCACCAGACGGCCCAGCGGCCATCCCTCCGGTTCGCGCCAGAGGATTCGAGGGAAGGCGGTCAATTCGCCGGTCATTGCGCACCAGCCCTTTCCGCCCGCACGGTGGCGGCGGAGGTTGAGGTGGCGAGGCGCAGGCGCAGCCACATGTTCAGATCGGCGAGCGGATAGAGCGCGCGGCGCCCCACCAGCGAGAAGGGCGGCCCTGCACCGTCGAGGGCGAGGCGTTCCAACGTCCGCACGGACAAGCTGGCGTGGTCCGCTGCCTGCCGGCGGCTCAGCCATCGGTCCTCAGGGCGAGACGCGGCCCCGGATGTGTCTTTCATGGTGTCGGCTCCAAACCGCCTAGAGCCACCCCTGCGGCCCTGGCACCGCCACCACTGACGCATGACGAAGCATGGTGTCCGTGGGGCCTGTGGCGTTCGGGGTCAGGGCTCCACAGGCTCCACGGAAGCCTTCGTGACATGTTGCGGGTACAGCTTGCTGAACCCTTTGCGCAGGCGGTCAACCTTGCTTGCGTCACTCCCGTGACCCACAGCCTTGCGGAACACTTGGCGCGCGGCGTCCTGGGCATCCTTCGCCCTACCGGCACGGCATAGCTCCGCCATCTCGGCCAGCAGCGGCGCATCCTCGTTCCTGTAGTCGGCACCACCTCTACGCCTGGGCTTCATCGGCGCCAGCAGCGGCTCGGGAATGACCGCTGGCGGCGTCGCCTCCGCCAACGCGACGGCCGTAGGCGCCGCGACAGGCACACCGGGCTTCACCCGGAGCGTGGTCAGGACTCGAATCTCACGCACCTCCAGCGACCTGATGAAACGCCCGTTCGGCGACAGCCACAGGCATTGATCGGTGGCGAAGTCAGGGTTGATGAGGTGCGTGACCTCTTCCAAACGGGAAGGGGGGATACTGCTGGCGCCAATGAAGGCAAGGCCACTACGGATCAGCTCGCCCAGGCTCGGCGGCGCCTGCCACTCCGCATAATCCTTCTCGGGATCGTTGGCGGTGACGCGCAGCCGCCCGGCCCGGATATCACCGAACAACCGCTGCTCGGCCGCCTTCCACAGCGCCAGGGCTTCGTCCTCCTTGCCCTGGCTATAGCCAGAGTTCAGGAAGCCGGCGCCGCGACGCGGATAGCCGTCCGCCATCAGCCCGGCCATGTGGTTCACCTTGCCATGCTCGCAGCAGGCCAGCACGGCGTTGCGCCAGGACAGGCCGGCTTCCGGCCAGCCCACCCGCACGCCGTAGAAGGCGGTGGCGTCGCCCTTGACCTTCGAGACCACCGCCCCTGCCTTCCAATCCTGCGTCTTCAGATGCGGCCACATGTCGGGCTCGATCCGCGTCCAGGCGCCACCGATGCCGCCAGCACGGCCATGCGCGATCAGCTCGCCCGCTCGTAGCCGCCCCAGGAACGCGCCGCGAAATGCACGTTCCGCCGCCTCCTGCGAAGCCTTCGCGAGACGGCGGTGCGCTTCGTCATGGGGTGACGGCCGCGAGGTCGCTCTGCCGAACCAATCGCGCCGCTCGAAGGTGACCCGCCGGTCGCAATCACGCAGCGCCCGCTCTTCCTCGGCGCGCCGCCTCTCGGCCAGCTGCCCTTGCACCTCTGCCTCGGTGGGCGCGGGCGGGCGGTAGAAAGCGGCTCGCACATCCTCAGGGGAGAAGGCGTCAAGCGCGTCGCGCAGGGGCAGGCCATAGCGGGCCGCCCCCTGTTCCTGGGCTGGATGATCCACCGCCGCCTCATGCCGGCTGTCCTCATGGTGGGAAGGTGGCGCGGCGGGCCGGGCATGAGGTTCCGGCGTTCGGTGGCCAGACCTAGCCGCGCCCGGCAGGAGATTGGGGGGCGAGGCGGTGGCGGGCAAGGCGGTGTGGCTGGCAGGGATCATGACGCGGCGCCCGTCCTCAGCAGGCTTTTCGCCTGCTCACCGATGGCGAGGATCAGGTCCACCTCAACGTCCATAAGGCACCGCCGGGGCTCTTCTTCCAGGCGGTCGCCGATGACTTCCACCAACCGCAAGAGGGTCCGCAGATCGCCGGCCGGCGCATCGGCAAGGGCCTGCACGGCATCGGCCTCTTGGTCGCACCACGCCGAACAGGCTTCATCCGAGATAGCCGCGTCACCGCGCCGGGCCATGACCTCGGCATAGTGGCGGAGGGCGGCTTCACCCTGCTTCTGGTTGGGCGAAACGCCCACCCCATCGGGGGCGCAGGGCGGCGCCAGGAGTGCGGCAGGGGCACCGGCCAGCAAGGCGCGACGGTGGATGCTGGCCATCATGCGGCCCTCCGGACGCGGCGGAGCAGCGCCCGATCCGGGCACAGGGTGGCCGGCTGTGCCGACGCCTCGGCCTCGCCGTCATCGTCCAACGGTTCCGGTTCCAGTTCCGCCGCAGGAGCATCCATGGCGTCCGCGAGGGCCAGCAGGGCGGCAGCCAGGTCGAGGATGCGTCCGCGCTGTTCCAGCAAGGCGATGCGGTCAGGCAGGTCCACCGGGAGCATCCGGCCGGCAGCGTAGAAGGCTTGGCGGAGCTGATGCAGGACTTCGGTTTG
Protein-coding regions in this window:
- a CDS encoding DUF927 domain-containing protein; this translates as MSGASKGGRKAVRGAIEGAAAAKPSASPPPPANDGGKPPPSPPDRLGGRFRMERDGLWRVARDASRETDMWLCGPFELLAETRDEEGGAWGLLLGFRDRDGERHEVALPRRNLAGDGVAVREMLSDAGLSLAPQPQARAAMMEYLSAVISERRARSVPRLGWHRIGGNLVFVLPDEVFGTTSERVILAAEERATHAFRQAGTVAQWRDEVGALCLGNSRLVFSASCAFAGPLMMLAGADGGGFNIKGASRLGKSTALRVAASVWGGEPGSGAQGFVRQWRATSNGIEGLAAAHSDALLPMDELGQMDARDAGEAAYMLANGRGKTRASRSGATRPELRWRVLILSTGEEGIADKNAEAGKRTRAGQEVRLVDVPADAGAGLGLFEALHGEVGPGNLAERIKAATAACYGAPGRAFLGWLLTELERDEAGFCSALRDERDGMMRAMLPEAAGGQVRSVAASFALVAVAGEMAARAGIAPWPETDAEAAASTCFRAWLSERGTVGAKEDAQAVVALQGFLNAHGAARFELWRDAASEAQDEQTRPDLPPAERYRTVNRAGWRRWQQTAEGAPFAWHYYLTPDGMKEALRGLTVRDATSVLAARGYLMPPDKGGKHSRSMTPPGNPKMRLYPILPSLFDADEGAA
- a CDS encoding DUF7146 domain-containing protein is translated as MNPPRRHDARDLATALAQRMPALAPELLPGGRRDGPEWRCGSLAGERGQSLAVRLHGERAGVWSDFASGERGDALDLVAAVLFGGDVKAAMGWARRWLGLPDDPRAAPLPATMRRAPAPADDAASEAEAEGRRRAARGLFGHPDTLHNIAGTPAAFYLAGRGIELAELGRIPRALRFHPGVWCQEAGCPLPAMLAAIHGPDGEHVATHRTWLAEAEGVWRKAPLSKAKKVLGGFAGGTVRLWRGATGRPLREARDGEAVALAEGIETGLSVALACPELRVLAAVSLGNMGSVALPPAIRTVILCADNDGDNPAAARGLQRAVDRFAGEGREVRVAFPPDGHADFNDALNAEKSA